Proteins found in one Nerophis ophidion isolate RoL-2023_Sa linkage group LG21, RoL_Noph_v1.0, whole genome shotgun sequence genomic segment:
- the LOC133539904 gene encoding oocyte zinc finger protein XlCOF6-like isoform X1 translates to MCERMITEYEEELCPTKEKNGVDAVFKKHQVVEHGTDVQQPPHIKEEDLLPPILKEEDAEPSHIKEEEEEVWITQEEVCLLEQQGADLSKFPLTVVSMKTEDHEDKPLEFPKLHHSPNVYEDHLLPEHQEWSFRMEQEELQTSHIKEEDEASQTPLVKNEEEDLRTPFIKDEEEEISINQKGEHLEWLEEFPVIGVIVKSEDYEVKVESEEKRVVEPPSSSSTQHMTTEVDGDHTEDKDSKDDKTYHTDNTRFKCSDCDKTFKLPSGLKRHMRIHTGEKPFSCSECGKSFLRKYVLNEHMLRHSGEKPFSCSICGKDFIQSHYLKVHMRLHTGEKPNTCSICGKGFVRRSNLKAHMRTHTREKPFSCSLCGKGFAQINLLKEHMQIHTGEKRFSCSACGKGFARTLLLKEHMRIHTGEKTFSCTVCVKSFARKILLKEHFRTHTGEKPFSCSVCDKGFAHKSLLKEHMQIHTGERPFSCSVCGKGFSRKHLLEEHIRIHTGEKPFSCSVCGKGFAGKKLLKEHLKTHTGEKPFSCSACGKGFARTHMLKEHMRIHTGEKPFSCSACGKGFARNHLLTEHMRIHTGEKPFSCSVCGKSFARKKLLKEHMRTHTGENPFSCSICGKRFARSTMLKAHMRTHTGEKVLSCSVCGERFSYKYQCKKHTCAGENSSSK, encoded by the exons atgtgcgaaagaatgATAACAGAGTACGAAGAGGAATTGTGTCCAACAAAAGAAAAGAATGGggtggacgctgttttcaagaaacatcaagttgttgAGCAcggaacag acgtccagcagcccccccacattaaagaggaagatctACTTCCCCCTATTTTAAAAGAGGAGGATGCAGAGCcatcccacattaaagaggaagaggaggaagtgtggatcactcAGGAGGAAGTGTGTCTCCTTGAGCAGCAGGGGGCTGATCTctccaagtttccactgactgttgtctctatGAAGACAGAAgaccatgaagacaaaccacttGAGTTCCCaaagcttcatcacagtccaa atgtcTATGAAGATCATCTTCTCCCTGAGCACCaggagtggagcttcaggatggagcAGGAGGAGCTACAGACCTcccacattaaggaggaagacgAAGCGTCACAGACTCCTCTCGTTAAAAACGAAGAGGAAGATCTACGGACCCCCTTCATCAAAGATGAAGAGGAGGAAATCAGCATCAATCAgaagggagagcatcttgaatggttggaggagttcccagtgattgGTGTGATCGTGAAGAGTGAAGATTATGAGGTAAAagttgaaagtgaggagaagagagtgGTGGAGccaccaagcagcagctcaactcaacacatgacaacagaagttGATGGAGACCACACTGAGGAtaaagactctaaagatgataagacatatcacactgacaacacacgcTTTAAATGTTCTGactgtgacaaaacttttaaaCTCCCTAGTGGTCttaaaagacacatgagaatacacactggagaaaaacccttttcctgctcagaatgtggtaaaagttttttaCGAAAATATGTGTTGAATGAACACATGCTAAGACACTCTGGAGAAaagcctttttcttgttcaatctgcggtaaagattttataCAAAGTcactatttgaaagtacacatgagattacacaccggagaaaaaccaaacacctgttcaatctgtggtaaaggttttgtaagACGTTCCAAtttgaaagcacacatgagaacacacactagagaaaaacccttttcctgCTCGTTATGTGGTAAAGGTTTCGCTCAAATAAATTTGTTGaaagaacacatgcaaatacacactggagaaaaacgttTTTCCTGCTCagcatgtggtaaaggttttgcacggACACTTTTGTTGAAAGAACATatgagaatacacaccggagaaaaaacattttcctGCACAGTATGTGTTAAAAGCTTTGCCCGAAAGATATTGTtgaaggaacacttcagaacacacactggagaaaaacctttttcctgctcggTATGTGATAAAGGTTTTGCTCACAAAAGTTTGTTGaaagaacacatgcaaatacacactggagaaagacctttttcctgctcagtttGTGGTAAAGGTTTTTCACGGAAACATTTGTTGGAAGAACACATAAGaatacacacaggagaaaaacctttttcttgctcagtatGTGGAAAAGGCTTTGCCGGTAAGAAATTGTTGAAGGAACActtgaaaacacacactggagaaaaacctttttcctgctcagcatgtggtaaaggttttgcacggACACATatgttgaaagaacacatgagaatacacacgggagaaaaacctttttcctgctcagcatgtggtaaaggttttgcacggAACCATTTGTTGAcagaacacatgagaatacacacaggagaaaaacctttttcctgctcagtatGCGGTAAAAGCTTTGCCCGAAAGAAATTGTTAAaggaacacatgagaacacacactggagaaaaccctttttcctgttcaatctgtggtaaacgtTTTGCTCGCTCAACTATGttgaaagcacacatgagaacacacacaggtgagaaagtgttgagttgcagtgtgtgcggtgaaagattctcttataagtaccagtgtaagaaacacacgtgtgctggtgagaacagcagcagcaaatga
- the LOC133539904 gene encoding gastrula zinc finger protein XlCGF57.1-like isoform X2, whose translation MCERMITEYEEELCPTKEKNGVDAVFKKHQVVEHGTDVYEDHLLPEHQEWSFRMEQEELQTSHIKEEDEASQTPLVKNEEEDLRTPFIKDEEEEISINQKGEHLEWLEEFPVIGVIVKSEDYEVKVESEEKRVVEPPSSSSTQHMTTEVDGDHTEDKDSKDDKTYHTDNTRFKCSDCDKTFKLPSGLKRHMRIHTGEKPFSCSECGKSFLRKYVLNEHMLRHSGEKPFSCSICGKDFIQSHYLKVHMRLHTGEKPNTCSICGKGFVRRSNLKAHMRTHTREKPFSCSLCGKGFAQINLLKEHMQIHTGEKRFSCSACGKGFARTLLLKEHMRIHTGEKTFSCTVCVKSFARKILLKEHFRTHTGEKPFSCSVCDKGFAHKSLLKEHMQIHTGERPFSCSVCGKGFSRKHLLEEHIRIHTGEKPFSCSVCGKGFAGKKLLKEHLKTHTGEKPFSCSACGKGFARTHMLKEHMRIHTGEKPFSCSACGKGFARNHLLTEHMRIHTGEKPFSCSVCGKSFARKKLLKEHMRTHTGENPFSCSICGKRFARSTMLKAHMRTHTGEKVLSCSVCGERFSYKYQCKKHTCAGENSSSK comes from the exons atgtgcgaaagaatgATAACAGAGTACGAAGAGGAATTGTGTCCAACAAAAGAAAAGAATGGggtggacgctgttttcaagaaacatcaagttgttgAGCAcggaacag atgtcTATGAAGATCATCTTCTCCCTGAGCACCaggagtggagcttcaggatggagcAGGAGGAGCTACAGACCTcccacattaaggaggaagacgAAGCGTCACAGACTCCTCTCGTTAAAAACGAAGAGGAAGATCTACGGACCCCCTTCATCAAAGATGAAGAGGAGGAAATCAGCATCAATCAgaagggagagcatcttgaatggttggaggagttcccagtgattgGTGTGATCGTGAAGAGTGAAGATTATGAGGTAAAagttgaaagtgaggagaagagagtgGTGGAGccaccaagcagcagctcaactcaacacatgacaacagaagttGATGGAGACCACACTGAGGAtaaagactctaaagatgataagacatatcacactgacaacacacgcTTTAAATGTTCTGactgtgacaaaacttttaaaCTCCCTAGTGGTCttaaaagacacatgagaatacacactggagaaaaacccttttcctgctcagaatgtggtaaaagttttttaCGAAAATATGTGTTGAATGAACACATGCTAAGACACTCTGGAGAAaagcctttttcttgttcaatctgcggtaaagattttataCAAAGTcactatttgaaagtacacatgagattacacaccggagaaaaaccaaacacctgttcaatctgtggtaaaggttttgtaagACGTTCCAAtttgaaagcacacatgagaacacacactagagaaaaacccttttcctgCTCGTTATGTGGTAAAGGTTTCGCTCAAATAAATTTGTTGaaagaacacatgcaaatacacactggagaaaaacgttTTTCCTGCTCagcatgtggtaaaggttttgcacggACACTTTTGTTGAAAGAACATatgagaatacacaccggagaaaaaacattttcctGCACAGTATGTGTTAAAAGCTTTGCCCGAAAGATATTGTtgaaggaacacttcagaacacacactggagaaaaacctttttcctgctcggTATGTGATAAAGGTTTTGCTCACAAAAGTTTGTTGaaagaacacatgcaaatacacactggagaaagacctttttcctgctcagtttGTGGTAAAGGTTTTTCACGGAAACATTTGTTGGAAGAACACATAAGaatacacacaggagaaaaacctttttcttgctcagtatGTGGAAAAGGCTTTGCCGGTAAGAAATTGTTGAAGGAACActtgaaaacacacactggagaaaaacctttttcctgctcagcatgtggtaaaggttttgcacggACACATatgttgaaagaacacatgagaatacacacgggagaaaaacctttttcctgctcagcatgtggtaaaggttttgcacggAACCATTTGTTGAcagaacacatgagaatacacacaggagaaaaacctttttcctgctcagtatGCGGTAAAAGCTTTGCCCGAAAGAAATTGTTAAaggaacacatgagaacacacactggagaaaaccctttttcctgttcaatctgtggtaaacgtTTTGCTCGCTCAACTATGttgaaagcacacatgagaacacacacaggtgagaaagtgttgagttgcagtgtgtgcggtgaaagattctcttataagtaccagtgtaagaaacacacgtgtgctggtgagaacagcagcagcaaatga